Proteins encoded together in one Desulfovibrio sp. Huiquan2017 window:
- a CDS encoding fumarate reductase flavoprotein subunit has translation MQTYYSDLLVIGAGLSGERVACEAAQNGFKATCLSIVPARRSHSSAAQGGMQAALGNSAKGEGDTPDIHFIDTVKGSDWGCDQEVARLFADAAPIEMRRLAAWGVPWNRVVPGQSFYFKGGEKFEKYEKEENEGLITARSFGGTAKWRTCYTSDGTGHAVMCTMDNRCAQLGIDVFDKKEAISLIHDGDKCMGAVVRDLRNGELEVHLAKATAICTGGFGRIYKATTNAVICDGGGHILAHETGLVPIGNPESIQFHPTGIVPTDILVTEGCRGDGGTLLDVNEERFMHIYEPEKAELASRDVVSRRMTEHMRAGKGVKSPYGEHLWLDIRHLGDKHISTKLREVDEICHHFLGIDPRTQLIPVRPTQHYTMAGIRTDKDGAVYGLKGLYSAGEAACWDMHGFNRLGGNSLAETVVAGGIIGAKIVEFLKGYETTFDTRVINAEIKRQQERIHDVIHGRNGKLNVYDVRNEMQEALMKGCFVFRNKDGLEECVATLQGTIEKARKVGLVSDGVGCNHELAAALKIEGQVRLAMCIAQAALVRTESRGSHNREDFPARNDKEWLNRTLAYWPMGADMPDLKYEDTTPLFELPPGDRGYGGGKIIPADEKYVKDRTVKSPVTEIGKKK, from the coding sequence ATGCAGACATATTATTCCGACCTGCTCGTCATCGGCGCCGGACTGTCCGGCGAACGCGTGGCCTGCGAGGCCGCGCAGAACGGATTCAAAGCCACCTGCCTGTCCATCGTCCCGGCCCGGCGCTCCCATTCCTCGGCCGCCCAGGGCGGCATGCAGGCCGCACTCGGCAACAGTGCCAAGGGCGAAGGGGACACCCCGGACATCCACTTCATCGACACCGTCAAGGGGTCGGACTGGGGCTGCGACCAGGAGGTCGCCCGCCTCTTCGCCGACGCCGCGCCCATCGAAATGCGCCGACTCGCGGCCTGGGGCGTGCCCTGGAACCGCGTGGTTCCCGGCCAGTCCTTCTACTTCAAGGGCGGCGAAAAATTCGAAAAGTACGAAAAGGAAGAAAACGAGGGCCTGATCACCGCCCGCTCCTTCGGCGGCACGGCCAAATGGCGCACCTGCTACACCTCCGACGGCACCGGCCATGCGGTCATGTGCACCATGGACAACCGCTGCGCCCAACTGGGCATCGACGTCTTCGACAAGAAAGAAGCCATCTCGCTGATCCATGACGGCGACAAGTGCATGGGCGCGGTGGTCCGCGACTTGCGCAACGGCGAGCTGGAAGTTCACCTGGCCAAGGCCACGGCCATCTGCACCGGCGGTTTCGGCCGCATCTACAAGGCCACCACCAACGCGGTCATCTGCGACGGCGGCGGCCATATCCTGGCCCACGAAACCGGGCTGGTTCCCATCGGCAACCCCGAATCCATCCAGTTCCACCCCACCGGCATCGTGCCTACCGACATCCTCGTCACCGAGGGTTGCCGCGGCGACGGCGGAACCCTGCTCGACGTCAACGAAGAGCGGTTCATGCACATCTACGAGCCGGAAAAGGCCGAGCTGGCCTCCCGCGACGTGGTCTCCCGCCGGATGACCGAGCACATGCGCGCGGGCAAGGGCGTGAAGTCCCCCTACGGCGAGCACCTCTGGCTGGACATCCGCCACCTGGGCGACAAGCACATCTCCACCAAGCTGCGCGAAGTGGACGAGATCTGCCATCACTTCCTGGGCATCGACCCGCGCACCCAGCTCATTCCGGTGCGTCCCACCCAGCACTACACCATGGCGGGCATCCGGACCGACAAGGACGGCGCGGTCTACGGCCTCAAGGGCCTCTACTCCGCCGGCGAGGCGGCCTGCTGGGACATGCACGGATTCAACCGCCTGGGCGGCAACTCCCTGGCCGAGACCGTGGTCGCGGGCGGCATCATCGGTGCCAAGATCGTCGAGTTCCTGAAGGGATACGAGACCACCTTCGACACCCGGGTCATCAACGCCGAGATCAAGCGCCAGCAGGAGCGTATCCACGACGTCATCCACGGGCGCAACGGCAAGTTGAACGTCTATGACGTACGCAACGAGATGCAGGAAGCGCTCATGAAGGGCTGCTTCGTCTTCCGCAACAAGGACGGGCTCGAAGAGTGCGTCGCCACCCTCCAGGGGACCATCGAGAAGGCCCGCAAGGTCGGCCTGGTCTCCGACGGCGTGGGCTGCAACCACGAGCTGGCCGCCGCCCTCAAGATCGAGGGACAGGTCCGGCTGGCCATGTGCATCGCCCAGGCGGCCCTCGTGCGCACGGAATCCCGCGGCTCTCACAACCGCGAGGACTTCCCCGCGCGCAACGACAAGGAATGGCTCAACCGTACCCTGGCCTACTGGCCCATGGGCGCGGACATGCCCGACCTCAAGTACGAGGACACCACGCCGCTCTTCGAACTGCCTCCGGGCGACCGCGGCTATGGCGGCGGCAAGATCATCCCGGCGGACGAAAAGTACGTCAAGGATCGCACCGTCAAGAGCCCCGTCACCGAAATCGGCAAGAAGAAGTAA
- a CDS encoding fumarate reductase iron-sulfur subunit, with product MGRQIKFEIFRYNPERKGDVPHMQEYILDEHPNMTLFIALNRLREEQDPSLIFDFCCRAGICGACAMVINGRPGLACQTKTKDLPGHIILHPLPVFKLVGDLSVDTGVWFREMYAKTESWVHTKKVFDPAKEEERMDNSVAEQIYELERCIECGCCISACGTARLRDDFMGAAALNRIARFVVDPRDERTDEQYFEVIGNDNGIFGCMGLLACEDVCPKGLPLQNQLGFLRRKMGITAMKQIFRKK from the coding sequence ATGGGTAGACAAATAAAATTCGAGATATTCCGGTACAATCCCGAAAGGAAGGGTGATGTCCCGCACATGCAGGAGTACATCCTCGACGAGCACCCGAACATGACCCTGTTCATCGCCCTGAACAGGCTGCGCGAGGAGCAGGACCCGAGTCTGATCTTCGACTTCTGCTGCCGCGCGGGCATCTGCGGGGCGTGCGCCATGGTCATCAACGGCCGCCCGGGCCTGGCCTGCCAAACCAAGACCAAGGACCTGCCCGGACACATTATCCTGCACCCCCTGCCGGTCTTCAAACTCGTCGGCGACCTGTCCGTGGATACGGGCGTCTGGTTCCGCGAGATGTACGCCAAGACCGAGTCCTGGGTGCACACCAAGAAGGTCTTCGACCCCGCCAAGGAAGAGGAGCGCATGGACAACTCCGTGGCCGAGCAGATTTACGAACTCGAACGCTGTATCGAGTGCGGCTGCTGCATCTCGGCCTGTGGAACCGCCCGCCTGCGCGACGACTTCATGGGGGCCGCGGCCCTGAACCGCATCGCCCGCTTCGTGGTCGATCCCCGCGACGAACGCACGGACGAGCAGTACTTCGAGGTCATCGGCAACGACAACGGCATCTTCGGCTGCATGGGCCTTCTCGCCTGCGAAGACGTCTGTCCCAAGGGGCTGCCCTTGCAGAACCAGCTCGGCTTCCTGCGCCGCAAGATGGGCATCACCGCAATGAAGCAGATCTTCAGGAAGAAATAG
- a CDS encoding DASS family sodium-coupled anion symporter, which yields MSDQAESNKGKQIGFFLGPIVFIAMLLIPAPEGMKLEAWRVAAVTVLMAIWWITEAIPIPATSLMPIALFPLLGVMKSSASTAPYANHLIYLFMGGFFLAVTMERWNLHRRVALYTIKAIGTSPARMIMGFMVATGFLSMWVSNTATAMMMVPIGMAVIQQATGYDSEHLRDSVTNIGPEFNFGRGLMLGIAYAASIGGVATIIGTPPNTVMAGMVEKMFGVQIGFGQWMIFGVPLAVITMAIAWVLLTKILFPTGGMELAGGAKIINDEVKKLGPMSNAEKKIVIVGCFMAAFWLARGFMAKSAFVLGILPHFKYIGDATIAIFGALILFAIPVDFKKGQFLLDWKTAVKIPWDVILLFGGGLAIANGFAKTGLAAYIASQLGALEGTSMIVFVGAVVLITIFLTEITSNTATATLLVPIMGSAAIAMGVHPFATIVGACVAASYAFMLPVATPPNAVIFGSGCVTIKQMAKAGVWLNIIGTILITGFVVYILPALWGIDLTTVPSWAIIPK from the coding sequence ATGTCTGATCAGGCTGAATCCAACAAGGGCAAACAGATAGGGTTCTTTCTCGGACCCATCGTGTTTATCGCCATGCTGCTCATTCCGGCTCCCGAAGGTATGAAGCTCGAAGCATGGCGCGTGGCGGCAGTGACCGTCCTGATGGCCATTTGGTGGATCACCGAGGCAATCCCCATTCCGGCGACCTCCCTCATGCCCATCGCCCTTTTCCCGTTGTTGGGCGTCATGAAGTCTTCGGCTTCCACGGCCCCCTACGCCAATCACCTGATTTACCTGTTCATGGGCGGCTTCTTCCTGGCCGTGACCATGGAGCGCTGGAACCTGCACCGCCGCGTGGCCCTGTATACCATCAAAGCCATCGGCACCAGCCCGGCCCGAATGATCATGGGCTTCATGGTGGCCACCGGCTTCCTGTCCATGTGGGTGTCCAACACCGCCACGGCCATGATGATGGTGCCCATCGGCATGGCCGTCATCCAGCAGGCCACAGGCTACGACTCCGAGCACCTGCGCGACAGCGTCACCAATATCGGTCCCGAATTCAACTTCGGCCGAGGCCTGATGCTCGGCATCGCCTATGCCGCGTCCATCGGCGGCGTGGCCACCATCATCGGCACCCCGCCCAACACCGTCATGGCGGGCATGGTCGAAAAGATGTTCGGCGTGCAGATCGGCTTCGGCCAGTGGATGATTTTCGGCGTGCCCTTGGCGGTCATCACCATGGCCATCGCCTGGGTCCTGCTGACCAAGATCCTCTTCCCCACCGGCGGCATGGAACTGGCCGGTGGCGCCAAGATCATCAACGACGAAGTGAAGAAACTCGGCCCCATGTCCAACGCGGAAAAGAAAATCGTCATCGTAGGCTGTTTCATGGCCGCCTTCTGGCTGGCGCGCGGCTTCATGGCAAAATCCGCTTTCGTCCTGGGCATCCTGCCCCACTTCAAGTACATCGGCGACGCCACCATCGCTATTTTCGGCGCCCTGATCCTGTTCGCCATTCCCGTGGACTTCAAAAAAGGCCAGTTCCTCCTGGACTGGAAAACCGCCGTGAAGATTCCTTGGGACGTGATCCTGCTCTTCGGCGGCGGCCTGGCCATCGCCAACGGCTTCGCCAAGACCGGTCTGGCGGCCTACATCGCGAGCCAGCTCGGCGCGCTTGAAGGCACCAGCATGATCGTCTTCGTCGGCGCGGTGGTCCTGATCACCATCTTCCTGACCGAGATCACTTCCAACACCGCCACCGCCACCCTGCTCGTGCCCATCATGGGTTCCGCGGCCATCGCCATGGGCGTGCACCCGTTCGCGACCATCGTCGGCGCCTGCGTGGCGGCCTCCTACGCCTTCATGCTCCCGGTGGCCACGCCGCCCAACGCCGTCATTTTCGGCAGCGGATGCGTGACCATCAAACAGATGGCGAAGGCGGGCGTCTGGTTGAACATCATAGGAACGATCCTGATCACGGGCTTCGTGGTTTACATCCTCCCGGCGCTCTGGGGCATCGATCTCACCACCGTGCCGAGTTGGGCGATCATTCCCAAGTAA
- a CDS encoding sigma-54 dependent transcriptional regulator, which produces MKKVILVDDEQSVRDSARQWLELSDFEVADYADARVALRDITPDYTGIVLTDVKMPGLDGLAFQKKIAAIDEHIPVVLFTGHGDIAMAVEAIQGGAYDFVEKPFDPEQIVETIKRALEKRRLVIENRQLKMALSDCEGIDSRLVGTSQPMRELKKEITHIAPTLANVLLFGETGTGKEVIARAIHNLSLSNKGPYMALNCATIPVDMAESELFGHVSGAFTGAQGKRIGKLEAANGGTLFLDELNSMPLDVQGKLLRALEMREITPLGANASRSVHFRLISAMNENPRKAIDEGRLREDLYFRINTVELNVPPLRERMNDIPLLFSFFLERTADTYGMTAAPLGPEGLPLMMSHDWPGNVRELKSVAERYILSPLPFKERIAKIMAAKTGDTAPQAVSLRDQVALFERHLIQESLNRNAGVIKDVIDDLGIPRRTLNEKMTKYGLKRSE; this is translated from the coding sequence ATGAAGAAAGTCATATTGGTAGACGACGAGCAGTCGGTCCGGGACTCCGCCCGACAATGGTTGGAACTCTCGGACTTCGAAGTCGCCGACTACGCGGACGCCCGCGTGGCCCTGCGAGACATCACCCCGGACTACACGGGCATCGTCCTGACCGACGTGAAGATGCCCGGCCTGGACGGCCTGGCCTTCCAAAAGAAGATCGCGGCCATCGACGAGCACATCCCCGTGGTCCTGTTCACCGGGCACGGCGACATCGCCATGGCCGTGGAGGCCATCCAGGGCGGGGCCTACGACTTCGTGGAGAAGCCCTTCGATCCGGAACAAATCGTGGAGACCATCAAGCGCGCCCTGGAAAAACGACGCCTGGTGATCGAGAACCGCCAGCTCAAGATGGCCCTGTCCGACTGCGAGGGGATTGATTCCCGGCTGGTGGGCACCAGCCAGCCCATGCGCGAGCTCAAGAAGGAAATCACCCACATAGCCCCCACCCTGGCCAACGTGCTCCTTTTCGGCGAAACCGGCACGGGCAAGGAGGTCATCGCCCGGGCCATCCACAACCTCTCTCTGTCGAACAAGGGCCCCTACATGGCCCTCAACTGCGCCACCATTCCGGTGGACATGGCCGAGAGCGAGCTGTTCGGCCACGTCAGCGGGGCCTTCACCGGGGCCCAGGGCAAGCGCATAGGCAAGCTGGAAGCGGCCAACGGCGGAACCCTGTTCCTCGACGAACTCAACTCCATGCCCCTGGACGTCCAAGGCAAGCTGCTGCGCGCCCTGGAGATGCGCGAAATCACTCCGCTGGGGGCCAATGCGTCGCGCTCGGTGCACTTTCGGCTGATTTCCGCCATGAATGAAAACCCGCGCAAGGCCATCGACGAGGGCCGCCTGCGCGAGGACCTCTACTTCCGCATCAACACCGTGGAGCTGAATGTCCCGCCCCTGCGCGAACGCATGAACGACATCCCCCTGCTCTTCTCCTTCTTCCTGGAGCGCACGGCCGACACCTACGGCATGACCGCGGCCCCGCTCGGTCCCGAGGGGCTGCCCCTGATGATGAGCCACGACTGGCCCGGCAACGTCCGCGAACTCAAGAGCGTGGCCGAACGGTACATCCTCTCCCCCCTGCCGTTCAAGGAACGCATCGCCAAGATCATGGCCGCCAAGACCGGCGACACCGCGCCCCAGGCCGTCAGCCTCCGCGACCAGGTGGCCCTGTTCGAGCGGCACCTCATCCAGGAATCCCTGAACCGCAACGCCGGAGTCATCAAGGACGTCATCGACGACCTCGGCATCCCCCGCCGCACCCTGAACGAAAAGATGACCAAATACGGACTTAAACGGTCTGAATAA
- a CDS encoding malic enzyme-like NAD(P)-binding protein, producing the protein MALFTKQEALDYHSIGRKGKVEVVPVKPCKTQKHLSMAYSPGVAEACKAIHADPELVYEYTGKGNLVGVVSNGTAVLGLGNIGPLAGKPVMEGKGVLFKVFGDVDVYDIDLDVTDPDKLCEVVKALEPTFGGINLEDIKAPECFYIEEKLKKEMNIPVFHDDQHGTAIVTAAGMMNAIEISGKNPADMRVVISGAGAAAIACTNLYRNMGVKFENIAMFDSRGHINKARTDLNEFKQQYATEKAYGSLAEAMVGADCFLGLSKGGIVSQEMVKSMSDNCPIIFACANPDPEITYDDAKAARPDCIMGTGRSDFPNQVNNVLGFPFIFRGALDCRASSITEGMKLAAAKALADLAKTEAPQYVCEAFGVDKLEFGTDYVIPKALDLRLIEYVSVAVAKAAMEEGVARKPLDLEKYKASLSKRIADSGARVSAFVETYHLGI; encoded by the coding sequence ATGGCATTGTTCACCAAACAGGAGGCCCTGGACTACCATTCCATCGGCCGCAAGGGGAAGGTCGAGGTCGTTCCGGTCAAGCCGTGCAAGACCCAGAAGCATCTGTCCATGGCGTACAGCCCCGGCGTCGCCGAGGCGTGCAAGGCGATCCACGCCGATCCCGAACTGGTTTACGAATACACCGGCAAGGGCAACCTGGTGGGCGTGGTCTCCAACGGCACCGCCGTGCTCGGCCTGGGCAACATCGGCCCCCTGGCCGGCAAGCCGGTCATGGAAGGCAAGGGCGTGCTGTTCAAGGTCTTCGGCGACGTGGACGTCTACGACATCGACCTGGACGTGACCGATCCCGACAAGCTGTGCGAAGTGGTCAAGGCCCTGGAGCCGACCTTCGGCGGCATCAACCTCGAAGACATCAAGGCCCCCGAATGCTTCTACATCGAGGAGAAGCTGAAAAAGGAAATGAACATCCCGGTCTTCCATGACGATCAGCACGGCACGGCCATCGTCACGGCCGCGGGCATGATGAACGCCATCGAGATCTCGGGCAAGAATCCGGCCGACATGCGCGTGGTCATCTCCGGCGCGGGCGCGGCGGCCATCGCCTGCACCAATCTGTACCGGAACATGGGCGTCAAGTTCGAGAACATCGCCATGTTCGATTCCCGCGGCCACATCAACAAGGCCCGCACCGACCTCAACGAGTTCAAGCAACAGTACGCCACCGAGAAGGCCTACGGCTCCCTGGCCGAGGCCATGGTCGGCGCGGACTGCTTCCTGGGCCTGTCCAAGGGCGGCATCGTCTCCCAGGAGATGGTCAAGTCCATGTCCGACAACTGCCCGATCATCTTCGCCTGCGCCAACCCGGACCCGGAGATCACCTACGACGACGCCAAGGCGGCGCGCCCGGACTGCATCATGGGCACCGGCCGTTCCGACTTCCCCAACCAGGTCAACAACGTGCTCGGTTTCCCGTTCATCTTCCGCGGCGCGCTGGACTGCAGAGCCTCCTCCATCACCGAGGGCATGAAGTTGGCGGCCGCCAAGGCCCTGGCCGATCTGGCCAAGACCGAGGCCCCGCAATACGTCTGCGAAGCCTTCGGTGTGGACAAGCTTGAATTCGGCACCGACTACGTCATCCCCAAGGCCCTGGACCTGCGGCTCATCGAGTACGTCTCCGTGGCCGTGGCCAAGGCAGCCATGGAGGAGGGCGTGGCCCGCAAGCCGCTCGATCTGGAAAAATACAAGGCGTCGCTCAGCAAGCGCATCGCCGATTCCGGCGCCCGCGTGAGCGCGTTCGTTGAAACCTATCATCTCGGAATCTAA
- a CDS encoding Fe-S-containing hydro-lyase, with the protein MAEYKLNTPLTDEDIAQLKAGDVVFLTGTIYSARDAAHKKLVDLLDAGKELPFDLKGAAIYYVGPSPAPPGRPIGAAGPTTSYRMDSFAPRLYSLGLKATIGKGKRDEATRQAMQDYTAVYFGATGGAGALLSNSIVESTVIAFDELGPEAIREMKVEDFPLLVINDSHGGELYAVPDRKAAGIE; encoded by the coding sequence ATGGCTGAATACAAACTGAACACCCCATTGACCGATGAGGACATCGCCCAGCTCAAGGCGGGCGACGTGGTCTTCCTGACCGGGACCATCTATTCCGCGCGCGACGCGGCTCACAAGAAACTCGTGGACCTGCTCGACGCGGGCAAGGAACTGCCCTTCGATCTCAAGGGCGCGGCCATCTATTACGTCGGCCCCTCTCCGGCGCCTCCGGGCCGCCCCATCGGCGCGGCCGGACCGACCACCAGCTACCGCATGGACTCCTTCGCCCCGCGTCTCTACTCGCTCGGGCTCAAGGCAACCATCGGCAAGGGCAAGCGCGACGAGGCCACCCGGCAGGCCATGCAGGATTACACCGCCGTGTACTTCGGCGCCACCGGCGGCGCGGGCGCGCTGCTGTCCAATTCCATCGTGGAGTCCACCGTCATCGCCTTTGACGAACTCGGCCCCGAGGCCATTCGCGAAATGAAGGTCGAGGACTTCCCCCTGCTCGTCATCAACGATTCCCACGGCGGCGAACTGTACGCCGTGCCCGACCGCAAGGCCGCGGGCATCGAATAA
- a CDS encoding succinate dehydrogenase/fumarate reductase cytochrome b subunit translates to MKTFTTSVPGVSLTDAALDWLQMLTGACLILFMWCHMLLVSSVVISPSVMNAIAHFFEATYMAQVGGPLIFLTFLVHFAMAARKIPFRAEGQGTILAHAKMLKHRDTWLWVIQAVTAMIILIMGAIHMWVVLNDLPISAAKSAARMQHFWWFLFYMILLPSVELHVSVGFYRIGVKWGFVKSEQRKGFKRFESTLFTIFMVIGVLTLIRFITLS, encoded by the coding sequence ATGAAAACCTTTACGACATCCGTCCCAGGCGTGTCGCTCACCGACGCCGCCCTCGACTGGCTGCAGATGCTGACGGGAGCATGCCTGATCCTTTTCATGTGGTGTCACATGCTGCTCGTATCCTCGGTGGTCATCTCCCCGAGCGTCATGAACGCCATCGCCCATTTCTTCGAAGCCACCTACATGGCCCAGGTGGGCGGTCCGCTGATCTTCCTGACCTTCCTGGTCCACTTCGCCATGGCCGCGCGCAAGATTCCCTTCCGCGCCGAGGGGCAGGGCACCATCCTGGCCCACGCGAAGATGCTCAAGCACCGCGACACGTGGCTGTGGGTGATCCAGGCCGTGACCGCCATGATCATCCTGATCATGGGCGCCATCCACATGTGGGTCGTGCTGAACGACCTGCCCATCTCCGCCGCCAAGTCCGCCGCCCGCATGCAGCACTTCTGGTGGTTCCTCTTCTACATGATCCTCCTTCCCAGCGTGGAGTTGCACGTCAGCGTCGGTTTCTACCGCATCGGCGTGAAATGGGGATTCGTGAAATCCGAGCAGCGGAAGGGCTTCAAGCGCTTCGAGTCGACCCTGTTCACCATCTTCATGGTCATCGGCGTCCTCACCCTGATCCGCTTCATAACGCTGAGCTAG
- a CDS encoding fumarate hydratase translates to MRTIQTSDIIDAVAKMCVSANTELPADVRGKLEKAMAEETSPSAKEVLRQLLENADLAHETKLPLCQDTGLAVFFVEVGDDVRIEGGNLREAINEGTRKGYKEGYLRKSACDPLTRANTGDGTPAIIHFDFVPGDKLKISFMAKGGGAENMSRVTMLAPAQGWEGIKKFVVNRVAEAGPNPCPPTVIGVGIGGTFEHAAKIAKRGLLRKLDDTHPDPDIAAKEQELTDAINALGIGPMGLGGKTTVLSVKITMEPCHLASLPLAVNVQCHSQRHEEVIL, encoded by the coding sequence ATGCGTACCATTCAGACCAGCGACATCATCGACGCCGTCGCCAAGATGTGCGTCAGTGCCAACACCGAACTGCCCGCCGACGTGCGCGGCAAGTTGGAAAAGGCCATGGCAGAGGAAACCAGCCCTTCCGCCAAGGAAGTGCTCCGCCAGCTCCTGGAAAACGCGGACCTGGCCCACGAGACCAAACTGCCACTGTGCCAGGACACCGGACTGGCCGTCTTCTTCGTGGAAGTGGGCGACGACGTGCGCATCGAGGGCGGCAACCTGCGCGAGGCCATCAACGAGGGCACCCGCAAGGGCTACAAGGAAGGCTACCTGCGCAAGTCCGCCTGCGACCCGCTGACCCGGGCCAACACCGGCGACGGCACCCCGGCCATCATCCACTTCGATTTCGTGCCCGGCGACAAGCTGAAGATCTCCTTCATGGCCAAGGGGGGCGGCGCCGAAAACATGTCCCGCGTGACCATGCTCGCCCCGGCCCAGGGCTGGGAAGGAATCAAGAAGTTCGTGGTCAACCGCGTGGCCGAAGCGGGCCCGAACCCCTGCCCGCCCACGGTCATCGGCGTGGGCATTGGCGGGACCTTCGAGCACGCGGCCAAGATCGCCAAGCGCGGTCTGCTGCGCAAACTCGACGACACCCATCCCGATCCGGATATCGCGGCCAAGGAACAGGAGCTCACGGACGCCATCAACGCGCTGGGCATCGGCCCCATGGGGCTCGGCGGCAAGACCACCGTGCTCAGCGTGAAGATCACCATGGAGCCGTGCCACCTGGCGAGCCTGCCTCTGGCCGTCAACGTGCAATGCCACTCCCAGCGGCATGAGGAGGTCATACTCTAA